The sequence ACCGGCGTCGATTCCTCCCCGGCCATGCTCGCCATCGCCCGCCGCCGTCTCGCCGCCGTCCGCCTGGAAGCCCGGATCACACTGGTCGAGCAGGGTTTTCAAGATTTCGATCTGGCGGGTCAACGCTTCGGCCTGGCCGTTTGCGGCTTCAATAGCTTTTTGCACCTCATCGACGAGGCCGAGCAGTTGGCAGCCTTGCGCTGTTGGCGGCGGCACCTGCGTCAAGACGGCCTGTTGCTGATCGATATCGAGAACCCCAACCTGGCCCGGCTGGCCGCCAGCGACGGCAACCTGGAACTGGCGGAGACCTTCGTCGATGCAGAAAGCGGGCATCAGGTTTACGCCCTCTTCGCCAGTTGGGTCACATTCGCCGACCAGGTGCACGAAATCCACCTGATCTACGATGAAGTGCTGGACGACGGCAGCCTGCGGCGCACGGCCACGCACTTCCCCACCCGCATCCTCTTCCGCCGCGAGCTGGGGCTGCTGCTGGAGATGGCCGGGTTCGGGCAGG comes from Caldilineales bacterium and encodes:
- a CDS encoding class I SAM-dependent methyltransferase, with translation MPFTPIARFYDAHHGQISEDIPAYLTLARQTGGPVLDLGVGTGRLALALAKAGYTVTGVDSSPAMLAIARRRLAAVRLEARITLVEQGFQDFDLAGQRFGLAVCGFNSFLHLIDEAEQLAALRCWRRHLRQDGLLLIDIENPNLARLAASDGNLELAETFVDAESGHQVYALFASWVTFADQVHEIHLIYDEVLDDGSLRRTATHFPTRILFRRELGLLLEMAGFGQVQFYGSYDLEPWTPESPRLLVAARP